In the Clostridium sporogenes genome, one interval contains:
- a CDS encoding polysaccharide deacetylase family protein: MKNKKSLICFAFIIITVVLFNGCRKNDNMYNTNKNKEQSQKQDNNVKITDVRTFTKEPLIYNNKSIPVLMYHSIDYEEGNELRVPKEQFKEQMKYLKDNGYTTLTLDELYNFLEKDKPVPEKSIVITLDDGYVDNYTNAYPILKELGFKATVFVITSNIDKDKRTLTSKQIKEMDGAGIQIASHTYNHDKLDDLTYEKQLQTMKKSKDDLEKILNHKVEFIAYPYGRWNDESIKAAKDAGYKMAVTTQGGWSNKKDGIYTLNRVYISSLKGMDNFKDRITNPNYNKN, encoded by the coding sequence TTGAAAAACAAGAAAAGTTTAATCTGTTTTGCTTTTATTATAATTACAGTAGTATTGTTTAATGGATGTAGAAAAAATGATAATATGTACAATACTAATAAAAATAAAGAGCAATCCCAAAAACAAGATAATAATGTTAAAATTACTGACGTAAGAACTTTTACTAAGGAACCACTTATATATAATAATAAATCCATCCCTGTGCTTATGTATCATTCTATTGATTATGAAGAAGGAAATGAGCTAAGGGTGCCAAAAGAACAATTTAAAGAGCAAATGAAGTATTTAAAAGATAATGGATATACTACATTAACATTAGATGAATTATACAATTTTTTAGAAAAAGACAAACCTGTTCCAGAGAAATCCATAGTTATAACATTAGATGATGGATATGTGGATAACTATACTAATGCATATCCAATATTAAAAGAGTTAGGATTTAAAGCTACTGTTTTTGTTATAACTAGTAATATAGATAAAGATAAACGTACACTAACTTCAAAGCAAATTAAAGAAATGGATGGAGCGGGCATACAGATAGCCAGTCATACATATAATCATGATAAGCTAGATGATTTAACATATGAAAAGCAATTACAAACTATGAAAAAATCTAAAGATGATTTAGAAAAAATATTAAATCATAAGGTAGAGTTTATAGCATATCCTTATGGTAGATGGAACGATGAATCTATAAAAGCAGCTAAAGATGCTGGATATAAAATGGCAGTTACTACTCAAGGAGGATGGTCTAATAAAAAAGATGGTATTTATACCTTAAATAGAGTTTATATTAGTTCTTTAAAAGGTATGGATAATTTTAAAGATAGAATAACTAATCCAAATTATAATAAAAATTAA
- the ispF gene encoding 2-C-methyl-D-erythritol 2,4-cyclodiphosphate synthase translates to MRIGFGYDVHKLVENRPLIIGGITIPHNKGLLGHSDADVLVHSIMDALLGAAALGDIGKHFPDSDKNFKNISSLLLLSKVKSLINKEGYEIINIDCTIMAQKPKMLPYIEDMRKNICKCLNLNDKMLNIKATTEEGLGFTGKEEGISANAICLLN, encoded by the coding sequence ATGAGAATAGGATTTGGATATGATGTACATAAACTAGTTGAAAATAGGCCACTGATAATAGGGGGCATTACCATTCCTCATAATAAAGGCTTACTAGGTCATTCTGATGCAGATGTGTTAGTACATTCAATTATGGATGCTTTATTAGGCGCTGCTGCACTAGGAGATATAGGTAAACACTTTCCTGATTCAGATAAAAATTTTAAAAATATATCAAGTCTATTGCTTTTATCTAAAGTTAAATCTTTAATAAATAAAGAAGGATATGAAATCATCAATATAGATTGCACTATAATGGCTCAAAAACCTAAGATGCTTCCTTATATAGAGGATATGAGAAAAAATATTTGTAAGTGTTTAAATTTAAATGACAAAATGTTAAATATAAAAGCTACTACAGAAGAAGGTCTAGGATTTACAGGTAAAGAGGAAGGAATTTCTGCCAATGCCATTTGTCTTTTAAATTAA
- the arcA gene encoding arginine deiminase → MNTKRNIHVYSEIGDLKTVLLHRPGEEIENLIPSYMEALLFDDIPYLKIAQEEHDIFANTLRNNGIEVLYLENLAAEVIKDKEIREHFIEEAIKESGTTEKIYVENIKNYLKEMKEKELVCKIMAGLRKKELGMDESKDEYPFLMYPMPNLYFTRDPFASIGKGVTINAMRTKTRRRETMFAKYIFKYHPEFKDSDIPLWYDRIGKYCIEGGDELVLSDEVIAIGHSERTDSEAVLELAKKIFEAGESFKVVLLFDIPKTRAFMHLDTVFTMLDHDKFTVHGEIEGTLKVNAITYDEKSKELVIKEEIDSLEGILSKYLKRDIKVIRCGGGDKIISAREQWNDGSNTLAISPGKVITYERNYVTNEILDKNNVEVLTIPSSELSRGRGGPRCMSMPLVRKDLK, encoded by the coding sequence ATGAATACAAAAAGAAATATACACGTGTATTCAGAAATAGGAGATCTTAAGACTGTGTTACTTCATAGACCAGGAGAAGAAATTGAAAATTTAATTCCATCATATATGGAAGCTTTATTATTTGACGATATACCTTATTTAAAAATAGCACAAGAAGAACATGATATATTTGCTAATACACTAAGAAATAATGGAATTGAAGTTTTATATTTAGAGAATTTAGCAGCAGAGGTTATAAAAGATAAAGAAATTAGAGAACATTTTATAGAAGAAGCAATAAAAGAAAGCGGTACTACAGAAAAAATATATGTAGAAAATATAAAAAATTATTTAAAAGAAATGAAAGAAAAAGAATTAGTTTGTAAAATCATGGCTGGTTTAAGAAAAAAAGAATTAGGAATGGATGAGTCAAAAGACGAGTATCCTTTTCTAATGTATCCTATGCCTAATTTATATTTTACACGAGATCCATTTGCATCCATAGGTAAAGGTGTAACTATTAATGCTATGAGAACTAAAACAAGAAGAAGAGAAACTATGTTTGCAAAATATATTTTTAAATATCATCCAGAATTTAAAGATTCAGATATACCATTATGGTATGATAGAATAGGAAAATATTGCATAGAGGGTGGAGACGAATTAGTTTTATCAGATGAAGTTATAGCTATAGGACATAGTGAAAGAACAGATAGTGAAGCGGTTTTAGAATTAGCTAAAAAGATATTTGAAGCGGGAGAAAGCTTTAAAGTCGTATTATTGTTTGATATACCTAAAACAAGAGCATTTATGCATTTAGATACAGTATTTACTATGTTGGATCATGACAAATTTACAGTTCATGGGGAAATAGAAGGGACTCTTAAAGTAAATGCCATAACTTATGATGAAAAGTCTAAGGAACTTGTAATTAAAGAAGAAATAGATAGTTTGGAAGGAATTTTATCTAAATATTTAAAAAGAGATATAAAAGTTATACGTTGTGGTGGTGGAGATAAGATTATATCTGCTAGGGAACAATGGAATGATGGTTCAAATACTTTAGCTATTTCACCAGGTAAGGTTATAACTTATGAAAGAAATTATGTAACTAATGAAATATTAGATAAAAATAATGTAGAGGTTTTAACTATACCTTCATCTGAATTATCTAGAGGAAGAGGAGGTCCAAGATGTATGTCTATGCCTCTAGTTAGAAAAGATCTTAAATAA
- a CDS encoding DUF1836 domain-containing protein, producing MENNNLEKIKYINKLAKEISNNTIVDYDDFPKYDLFLSQVIDYLNDKFEEEDYTNNIVQNYIKNEVISKPQDGKKRGYTKLHLVQLVLLSYMRPLLTTEEIKNVFTLAFNEINDRSDDIISWESAYKIFSDIQKDSFKDFLDKQHFDDDKLKDIITKLELDKDEENRITIFLIVMTLICQASAIKKLVKKIVNDYTNNFDNK from the coding sequence GTGGAAAATAACAATTTAGAAAAAATAAAATATATAAACAAGCTTGCAAAAGAAATATCTAATAATACAATAGTAGATTATGATGATTTTCCTAAATATGATTTGTTTTTATCTCAAGTTATTGATTATTTAAATGATAAATTTGAAGAGGAAGATTACACAAATAATATTGTACAAAACTATATTAAAAATGAAGTAATATCAAAGCCTCAAGATGGTAAGAAGAGGGGATACACTAAACTTCATTTAGTTCAATTAGTATTATTAAGTTATATGAGACCATTACTTACTACTGAGGAAATAAAAAATGTATTTACATTAGCTTTTAATGAAATAAATGATAGAAGTGATGATATAATATCTTGGGAAAGCGCGTATAAAATATTTTCCGATATACAAAAGGATAGTTTTAAAGATTTTCTAGACAAACAACATTTTGATGATGATAAATTAAAAGATATAATAACAAAATTAGAATTAGATAAGGATGAAGAAAATAGAATAACTATATTTTTAATAGTAATGACTTTAATATGTCAAGCTAGTGCTATAAAAAAATTAGTTAAGAAGATAGTAAATGACTATACTAATAATTTTGATAATAAATAA
- a CDS encoding AbrB/MazE/SpoVT family DNA-binding domain-containing protein, producing MKSTGVVRRVDELGRIVIPIELRRTLDIAEKDALEIYVDGEQIILKKYEPACIFCGDARDVINYKGKNICKSCLNEIKDNK from the coding sequence ATGAAATCAACAGGTGTGGTTAGAAGAGTAGATGAATTGGGAAGAATTGTTATTCCTATAGAATTAAGAAGGACATTAGATATTGCTGAAAAAGATGCTTTAGAAATATACGTAGATGGAGAACAAATCATATTAAAAAAATATGAACCAGCATGTATATTCTGCGGAGATGCAAGAGATGTTATAAACTACAAAGGTAAAAACATTTGTAAAAGCTGTCTTAATGAAATAAAAGACAATAAATAA
- a CDS encoding C40 family peptidase: protein MNKKVLSAVIALALAASINAKVMAAPSSGQAHDKTLELEEKIQTMDNSIQNLMYKIEDNNKDIEKNKEEVSKLGKDIEKAQKQIESREDLFNKRVRAMYINGFDSYADIILESKGLSDLITRVDTVKKVMGFDQGVIKELKTKKEEIKDKKVALNKKSEEIVQLKSENEKKLASLKSEKSKTELAAENLRKQKEEAAQRQAAQRQVAQASVSQSRGGSSVSVEAPASSGSSSSSSSSSSSNKPAPPAAHGDVVGYAMQFQGVPYVWGGTSPSGFDCSGFVQYVYRNAAGIELPRDTYGQIGAGTRVSQDQLQPGDLVFPHTGHVGIYIGGGQMIHAPQTGDVVKISSVYKFYAGVRIR, encoded by the coding sequence GTGAATAAGAAAGTTTTGTCTGCAGTAATAGCATTAGCTCTAGCAGCTTCTATTAATGCAAAAGTTATGGCAGCACCATCAAGTGGACAAGCGCATGATAAGACATTAGAACTTGAAGAGAAAATACAAACTATGGACAATAGTATACAAAACTTAATGTATAAAATAGAAGACAATAATAAAGACATAGAAAAAAATAAAGAGGAAGTATCTAAATTAGGAAAAGATATAGAAAAAGCTCAAAAACAAATAGAATCCCGTGAAGATTTATTTAATAAAAGAGTAAGAGCTATGTACATAAATGGCTTTGATAGTTATGCAGATATAATATTAGAATCAAAAGGATTAAGTGATTTAATAACTAGAGTAGACACAGTTAAAAAGGTTATGGGATTTGACCAAGGTGTTATAAAAGAATTAAAAACCAAAAAAGAAGAAATTAAGGATAAAAAGGTTGCTCTAAATAAGAAAAGTGAAGAAATAGTACAACTTAAATCAGAAAATGAAAAGAAATTGGCTAGTTTAAAGTCAGAAAAAAGTAAGACTGAATTGGCAGCCGAAAATTTAAGAAAACAAAAAGAAGAAGCTGCACAAAGACAAGCTGCACAAAGACAAGTTGCGCAAGCTTCTGTATCTCAATCAAGAGGTGGAAGTAGTGTTTCTGTAGAAGCTCCAGCTTCATCAGGTAGCAGTTCTTCTAGTTCTAGCAGTAGCAGTAGTAATAAACCAGCACCACCAGCAGCTCATGGAGATGTAGTAGGATATGCTATGCAATTCCAAGGAGTTCCTTATGTTTGGGGTGGAACATCACCAAGTGGATTTGACTGTTCAGGTTTCGTACAATATGTATATAGAAATGCTGCAGGTATAGAATTACCAAGAGATACTTATGGACAAATTGGAGCAGGAACTAGAGTTTCACAAGATCAATTACAACCAGGAGACTTAGTATTCCCACATACAGGACACGTAGGTATATATATAGGTGGAGGACAAATGATACATGCACCTCAAACAGGTGATGTAGTAAAAATTTCATCAGTATATAAATTCTATGCAGGTGTAAGAATAAGATAA
- the rsmI gene encoding 16S rRNA (cytidine(1402)-2'-O)-methyltransferase has translation MPNLKEGKLYVVPTPIGNLKDITLRALDVLKDVDIIAAEDTRQTLKLLNHFNIKKTLISYHKFNEEDKSINIIKDLKEGKNIALVSDAGMPGISDPGHVLIKKCIEDQIKFEVLPGATAFTTALVYSGMDTTKFIFKGFIPRENKNRQKLVQEIKDRMETLIFYESPHRLKECLNFLRDSLGNRNIAICREITKIHEEIIRDSLEEVIKYYENQQPKGEYVLVLEGKSMEEIEKEKEMEWSSMNIQDHIKKYINEGYSKKESIKLVAKDRKVTKSEIYKYSIDI, from the coding sequence ATGCCTAATTTAAAGGAAGGAAAATTATATGTAGTTCCTACTCCTATAGGAAATTTAAAAGATATAACTTTAAGAGCATTAGATGTTCTAAAGGATGTTGATATTATAGCAGCAGAGGATACAAGACAAACTTTAAAATTATTAAATCATTTTAACATAAAAAAAACATTGATAAGTTATCATAAATTTAATGAAGAAGATAAAAGTATAAATATAATAAAGGATTTAAAAGAAGGAAAAAATATAGCTTTAGTTTCTGATGCAGGTATGCCAGGAATATCAGATCCAGGCCATGTACTTATAAAAAAATGCATAGAAGATCAAATAAAGTTTGAAGTTTTACCTGGAGCCACAGCATTTACTACAGCATTGGTTTACTCTGGAATGGATACTACAAAATTTATTTTTAAGGGGTTTATACCAAGAGAAAATAAAAATAGACAAAAACTAGTGCAAGAAATAAAGGATAGGATGGAAACATTAATTTTTTATGAATCTCCTCATAGATTAAAGGAATGTTTAAACTTTTTGAGAGATTCCTTAGGAAATAGAAATATAGCTATATGCAGAGAAATTACTAAGATACATGAAGAAATTATAAGAGATAGTTTAGAAGAAGTTATAAAATATTATGAAAATCAACAACCTAAAGGTGAATATGTTTTAGTTTTAGAAGGAAAATCTATGGAAGAAATAGAAAAAGAAAAGGAAATGGAGTGGTCTAGTATGAATATACAAGATCATATAAAAAAATATATAAATGAAGGATATAGTAAAAAAGAGTCTATAAAATTAGTAGCTAAAGATAGAAAAGTAACTAAGTCTGAAATATATAAGTATTCTATAGATATATAA
- a CDS encoding tRNA1(Val) (adenine(37)-N6)-methyltransferase encodes MDRIIKEDETLDDLQIKGIHVIQKKQAFRFGIDAVLLANFPIVKNGAKIVDLCSGTGIIPFILAGKTNASNITGIEIQKEISDMAKRSVEYNRLQEKVKFIEGDLKDIKLLKDIGKVDIVIVNPPYKTQGTGIININDKNAISRHEICCTLDDVVKAAKILLKDKGKLYMIHRPDRIADIMNVMRKYFIEPKLIRTIHPSADKAPSMILIEGQKNGGKFLKWDKPLYIYNENNKYTDEIKKIYGME; translated from the coding sequence ATGGATAGAATTATAAAAGAGGATGAAACCTTAGATGATCTTCAGATAAAAGGAATTCATGTTATACAAAAAAAGCAAGCATTTAGATTTGGAATAGATGCAGTATTGTTAGCTAATTTTCCTATAGTAAAAAATGGAGCAAAAATAGTTGACTTATGTAGTGGAACAGGTATAATTCCATTTATATTAGCAGGAAAAACTAATGCTAGTAATATTACAGGTATAGAAATTCAAAAAGAAATTAGTGATATGGCAAAGCGAAGTGTAGAGTATAATAGATTACAAGAAAAAGTTAAGTTTATAGAAGGTGATTTAAAAGATATAAAACTTTTAAAAGATATAGGAAAGGTAGATATAGTTATAGTAAATCCACCTTATAAAACACAAGGAACAGGTATTATAAATATTAATGATAAAAATGCTATATCTAGACATGAAATTTGTTGTACTTTAGATGATGTGGTAAAAGCAGCTAAAATTTTATTAAAAGATAAAGGTAAATTATACATGATACATAGACCAGATAGAATAGCAGATATAATGAATGTGATGAGAAAGTACTTTATAGAGCCTAAATTAATAAGGACTATACATCCATCTGCAGATAAAGCACCTTCTATGATATTAATTGAAGGTCAAAAAAATGGTGGGAAGTTTTTAAAATGGGATAAACCTTTATATATTTATAATGAAAATAATAAATATACAGATGAAATTAAAAAGATTTATGGAATGGAATAA
- a CDS encoding 4Fe-4S binding protein translates to MAYKITDACVSCGACAAECPVNAISQGDSIFDIDADTCIDCGNCANVCPVGAPVQD, encoded by the coding sequence ATGGCATACAAAATTACAGATGCTTGCGTAAGCTGTGGAGCATGTGCTGCAGAATGCCCAGTTAATGCTATAAGTCAAGGAGATTCTATATTTGATATAGATGCAGATACTTGTATTGATTGCGGAAACTGTGCTAATGTTTGTCCAGTAGGAGCACCAGTTCAAGATTAA
- a CDS encoding heavy-metal-associated domain-containing protein translates to MKALLKVCDMRTIHDINKVKSAVANNEGVVACEISKEKKEVSVIYDDYFVNVDNIIESIENIGYTVI, encoded by the coding sequence ATGAAGGCACTATTAAAGGTGTGTGATATGAGAACAATACATGATATAAACAAAGTAAAAAGTGCTGTAGCTAATAATGAAGGTGTAGTTGCCTGTGAAATAAGTAAGGAGAAAAAAGAAGTAAGTGTTATATATGACGATTATTTTGTAAATGTAGACAATATAATAGAATCCATAGAAAATATAGGGTATACGGTTATATAA
- a CDS encoding stage 0 sporulation family protein — MIEVVGVRFKKAGKIYYFNPSNIEINKGEYVIVETIRGIEFGEAVIAKKQINENEIVAPLKNVIRKATEEDIKKHHENKEKEKYALETCLQKIQEHKLNMKLIDVEYTFDNNKVIFYFTADGRVDFRELVKDLASIFRTRIELRQIGVRDEAKMVGGLGPCGRPMCCSMFLGDFAPVSIKMAKEQNLSLNPTKISGICGRLMCCLNYEQQTYESIRKVLPKVGSIVKTPYGQGEVVDNNVVKEEIKVKIKGQDNEEFIQPVPIIETELISGGYEGNIESVNEEEINIEIDDADETIIKELLKDE; from the coding sequence ATGATAGAAGTTGTAGGAGTTCGATTTAAAAAGGCAGGTAAAATATATTATTTTAATCCTAGTAACATAGAAATAAATAAGGGAGAATATGTTATAGTAGAAACTATAAGAGGAATAGAATTTGGAGAAGCAGTTATTGCTAAAAAGCAAATTAATGAAAATGAAATAGTAGCACCATTAAAAAATGTAATTAGAAAAGCAACAGAAGAAGATATAAAAAAACATCATGAAAATAAAGAAAAAGAAAAATATGCATTAGAAACTTGCCTACAAAAAATACAAGAACATAAATTAAATATGAAGCTAATAGATGTAGAATACACTTTTGACAATAATAAAGTTATATTCTATTTTACAGCAGATGGTAGAGTAGATTTTAGAGAATTAGTTAAAGATTTAGCTTCAATATTCAGAACTAGAATAGAATTAAGGCAAATAGGAGTACGTGATGAAGCAAAAATGGTTGGGGGATTAGGACCTTGTGGAAGACCTATGTGTTGTTCTATGTTTTTAGGAGATTTTGCCCCAGTATCAATAAAAATGGCTAAAGAACAAAATTTATCATTAAACCCTACTAAAATTTCAGGCATATGTGGAAGACTTATGTGCTGTTTAAACTATGAACAGCAAACTTATGAAAGTATTAGAAAAGTATTACCAAAGGTCGGATCAATAGTTAAGACTCCTTATGGACAAGGAGAAGTAGTAGATAATAATGTAGTTAAAGAAGAAATTAAAGTAAAAATTAAAGGTCAAGATAATGAAGAATTTATACAACCAGTGCCTATAATAGAAACAGAGCTTATATCTGGTGGTTATGAAGGAAATATAGAAAGTGTAAATGAAGAGGAAATAAATATTGAAATAGATGATGCAGATGAAACAATAATAAAAGAGCTGCTTAAGGATGAATAG